The Anopheles coluzzii chromosome 2, AcolN3, whole genome shotgun sequence genome window below encodes:
- the LOC120954017 gene encoding HEAT repeat-containing protein 5B isoform X3: MGHIENLSLFRYIRDAATQSLKHFPQLHPFDSSSPDGAEAQEEEEAEAELSARMELSHSLTLNEAALSQLPEQKRPVFIFEWLRFLDKVLVAAQKSDIKGCQKKLVEQLTQHIQGAPGPPTRKLIARCLATLFSVGDTFLLFETVNKCNDILKNKDDSPSYLPTRLAAICVVGCMYEKLGRMMGRSYEETVQILLKSLKNAESQSRIEIMMTLEKVCAGMGSAIANVHKDIYKAVRYCLTDRVMAVRVAASNCLLEMTGHAPFLYTTELESLASLCFRAFDGCNYEVRCAVARLLGTLIACTQNGSLRNFSSMTASASSTKSLRPVSLDEALGVLMAGFLRGGVSFLKGTGEIIKGSSGVNREVRVGVTHAYVVFVQTMGGLWLERNLQPFLVHVLDLVANPKAASSHVDAVYSRKCINFILRSVIGKMLGEKAQSSACKELIHLIAKQMNSIDFNPENAKDSNQETLFSQHLLVCALQELGSLVLLLGTTAQNLLADQSLNFIDAICAVLIHPCMAARLAAAWCLRCVCVAVPGQITPLIDRFIDAIEKMRTSPDAISGYSGALAAVLGGVRYSPLGIPHTRGKIIFNTAEELLRTASQNSRLSLNRTQAGWLLIGAIMTLGVPVVKGLLPRMLLLWRNAFPRSTKELESEKARGDAFTWQVTLEGRAGALSVMHSFLLHCPELVTDDITRRLLTPIESALAMLINITSVLKNYGQHLKAPTAMVRLRLYETLSLLPANALESSYTHLLRMLVSEFTLTENPANTTTSFLRQMCHGDDSIILGTWLQDTDHRTIEDQLQPNSAAGSGALEHDACCLYRGIAAGEQCPGPLPLGVAVIDMSVILFGLIFPKVANKHRLQMLEHFGECIKHAKSSRQEAVQMNIFTALLSGLKGLTETKSAIGQDDVRKSATNLIIGALTSANPILRCAAGEALGRIAQVVGDSRVTAELAQTSFDRLKSARDVVTRTGHSLALGCLHRYVGGMGSSQHLNTSVSILLALAQDGSSPVVQVWSLYALSLIADSGGPMFRGYVEPSLSLALKLLLTVPQSHVDVHQCIGRVLSALITTIGPELQGDANSVATARSSFLCAAAIMQAHSDPLVQAEATGCLQQLHLFAPRNVNLSTLVPNLCQNLSSNYLMLRKAAVSCLRQLTTREAKEVCEHAANLVSDEDRYALSDYGLPGVLFGMLDTESDSQMVRNIHDTITSMLQILAAENLSQWLSMCKNVLTVASDASVGAEGTLPGAAGGGGGGAGGAGGGGGGGGSGAAGKDGAAGDHRGEGDDGDDDDDDDDDDNMEFHAEDHQATHPAVQPRWPTRVFAAECVRKVIATCENASANHFDLLAAKEMQMTKSRGDFLVLHLSDLIRMAFMAATSDSDQLRLEGLKTLQEIIDKFAHVPEPEFPGHLLLEQFQAQVGAALRPAFSQDTPSHVTAAACEVCSAWIGSGVARDLNDLRRVHQLLVSNLSKLSSRTNSTQLYNESMATLEKLSILKAWGQVYIMAMVGHGAAPASQMLKALSSSAGTPSQLSGASAAQPKEFSRLAFDDEFGDFESRGESLLSLVQPELDNLSKHWLAALKDYALLSLPAEYASQLPHDGGAFYTNDTMNLSKPHYLISWPSILYAAALWLNAEGFRQGDDEGQLSRAQEEDRANANDVPSAKGQTASVTNGGTAATAISHGSPSADRFHLIFGICMEALCSTRTNEKLDSVIACLQSLYTVFDSAWSREMLMQNKTLPVELCNVLHRLILTRDSVQVQYLCISILKQTIAAANECLEREKEVEWRKKVARTTTTGGEPGEPVGEHNGNEEPAEEPSHELDFLGEGGEEGEILPGKSLVYAVLEVVLCLLARQIPGMNPSQSTRVANEQLQRQLAQAQNGLIKLGDDNCLLVANAIQSLNELPKLCSPLGALSILPTILYLTTGVIKEVATKSVHDESPIASTNVVVQAAVQLLKTLATDRYGRHALSGEEWCKLLQSALGRLIDLTKTGCEETKMDEVTVMLAIAVFLLHSPPGVVSVLNLQYPCINHFRQCFQSASLPVRLKCVQTMRSIFANGDLRVSTPYIHALAPRLIEQLYSEQARNPTNEHELALVLEGITTVETLIALAEPQNRELMQGIQMLTLLVPILINYLDDPEEPKQLAPQQQQRTKSKYVTALNDHAIQWLMKIGLKYPQEFKTFMAQAPDLRRKLEAAIKRNQMNATLQKSKSEAANAAARNSAAQQQKPTIQLKTDFSNFSFA; this comes from the exons ATGGGGCACATCGAAAATCTGTCGCTATTTCg CTATATTCGCGACGCGGCGACACAGTCGTTAAAACACTTCCCGCAGCTTCACCCGTtcgacagcagcagccccgACGGCGCAGAAGCgcaggaagaggaggaagcgGAGGCGGAACTAAGCGCCAGAATGGAGCTGTCGCACAGTCTCACGCTGAACGAGGCCGCCCTCAGCCAGCTGCCGGAGCAGAAGCGGCCCGTATTCATCTTCGAATGGTTGCGCTTCCTGGACAAGGTGCTGGTCGCGGCCCAAAAGTCCGACATCAAGGGCTGCCAGAAGAAGCTGGTCGAGCAGCTGACGCAACACATCCAGGGGGCGCCGGGGCCGCCCACGCGCAAGCTGATCGCCCGCTGCCTGGCCACCCTCTTCTCGGTCGGCGACACGTTTCTGCTGTTCGAAACGGTCAACAAGTGCAATGACATACTGAAAAACAAGGACGATTCGCCGAGCTACCTGCCGACCCGGCTGGCCGCGATCTGCGTGGTGGGCTGCATGTACGAGAAGCTCGGCCGGATGATGGGCCGCTCGTACGAGGAGACGGTCCAGATCCTGCTCAAGTCGCTCAAGAACGCCGAATCGCAGTCGCGCATCGAGATCATGATGACGCTGGAGAAGGTGTGCGCCGGCATGGGCTCGGCCATCGCGAACGTGCACAAGGACATCTACAAGGCGGTGCGGTACTGTCTGACCGATCGCGTGATGGCGGTGCGGGTGGCCGCCTCCAACTGTCTGCTGGAGATGACCGGGCACGCCCCGTTCCTGTACACGACCGAGCTGGAAAGCTTGGCCTCGCTGTGCTTCCGCGCGTTCGACGGCTGCAACTACGAGGTGCGGTGCGCGGTGGCCCGGCTGCTCGGCACACTGATCGCCTGCACGCAGAACGGCAGCCTGCGCAACTTTAGCAGCATGACGGCGTCGGCCTCGAGCACGAAATCGCTCCGGCCGGTGTCGCTGGACGAGGCGCTCGGCGTGCTGATGGCGGGCTTTCTGCGCGGCGGCGTCTCCTTCCTGAAGGGCACGGGCGAAATCATCAAGGGCAGCTCGGGCGTGAACCGGGAGGTGCGCGTCGGCGTCACCCACGCGTACGTGGTGTTCGTGCAGACGATGGGCGGGCTGTGGCTGGAGCGCAACCTGCAGCCGTTCCTGGTGCACGTGCTCGACCTGGTGGCCAACCCGAAGGCGGCCTCGTCCCACGTCGATGCGGTGTACTCGCGCAAGTGCATCAACTTCATACTGCGCTCCGTCATCGGCAAGATGCTGGGCGAGAAGGCGCAATCGTCCGCCTGCAAGGAGCTGATACACCTGATCGCGAAGCAGATGAACTCGATCGACTTCAATCCGGAGAACGCGAAAGACTCCAACCAGGAGACGCTGTTCAGCCAGCATCTGCTCGTGTGCGCGCTGCAGGAGCTGGGCagtctggtgctgctgctcggcacCACCGCGCAGAACCTGCTCGCCGACCAGTCGCTCAACTTCATCGACGCCATCTGCGCCGTGCTGATCCATCCGTGCATGGCGGCCCGGCTAGCGGCCGCCTGGTGTTTGCGGTGCGTTTGCGTTGCCGTGCCGGGGCAGATTACGCCACTGATCGATCGGTTTATCGATGCGATCGAGAAGATGCGCACCTCGCCGGACGCTATTTCCGGGTACAGTGGAGCGCTGGCGGCCGTGCTCGGTGGCGTACGGTACTCACCGCTTGGGATACCGCACACGCGGGGAAAAATCATCTTCAACACCGCCGAAGAGCTGCTGCGTACGGCAAGCCAGAACAGCCGGCTGTCGCTCAATCGAACGCAGGCCGGCTGGCTGCTGATCGGAGCCATCATGACGCTGGGGGTGCCGGTGGTGAAGGGTCTGCTGccccggatgctgctgctctggAGGAACGCGTTCCCCCGCTCGACCAAGGAGCTGGAATCGGAGAAGGCACGCGGAGACGCCTTCACCTGGCAGGTGACGCTCGAGGGCCGGGCCGGTGCGCTGTCCGTGATGCACAGCTTCCTGCTGCACTGTCCCGAGCTCGTGACGGACGATATAACGCGCCGGCTGCTGACACCGATCGAGAGCGCTTTGGCGATGCTGATCAA caTAACGTCCGTGCTGAAAAACTACGGCCAGCATCTGAAAGCACCGACGGCGATGGTACGCCTGCGGCTGTACGAAACGTTATCGCTGCTGCCCGCGAACGCGCTAGAATCGTCGTACACGCACCTGCTGCGCATGCTGGTGTCGGAGTTTACGCTGACGGAGAATCCGGCCAACACGACCACCTCCTTCCTGCGGCAGATGTGCCATGGGGATGATTCGATCATACTGGGCACCTGGCTGCAGGACACCGACCATCGCACGATCGAAGATCAG CTCCAACCGAACAGTGCCGCCGGTTCGGGTGCCCTGGAACACGATGCCTGCTGCCTGTACCGTGGCATCGCTGCCGGTGAGCAGTGCCCGGGCCCGCTGCCGCTCGGCGTCGCCGTGATCGACATGTCCGTCATACTGTTCGGGCTAATCTTCCCCAAGGTGGCGAACAAGCACCGGCTCCAGATGCTGGAGCACTTTGGCGAGTGCATCAAGCACGCGAAAAGCTCGCGCCAGGAAGCGGTCCAGATGAACATCTTCACCGCCCTGCTCAGCGGGCTGAAGGGTTTGACCGAGACGAAGTCAGCGATCGGGCAGGACGATGTGCGCAAGAGCGCAACGAACCTGATCATCGGCGCGCTGACCAGTGCCAATCCGATACTGCGCTGTGCGGCGGGAGAGGCGCTCGGCCGCATCGCCCAGGTGGTGGGCGATTCGCGCGTAACGGCCGAGCTGGCCCAGACCAGCTTCGATCGGTTGAAGTCGGCCCGGGACGTGGTGACGCGCACGGGCCATTCGCTGGCCCTCGGCTGCCTCCATCGGTACGTCGGCGGGATGGGCTCGTCGCAGCATCTGAACACGAGCGTGTCGATACTGCTGGCGCTCGCTCAGGACGGCAGCTCGCCGGTCGTACAGGTGTGGTCGCTTTACGCACTGTCGCTGATAGCCGATTCCGGCGGTCCCATGTTCCGCGGGTACGTTGAGCCGTCGCTGTCGCTCGCGCTcaagctgctgctgaccgTGCCGCAATCGCACGTGGACGTGCACCAGTGCATAGGGCGTGTGCTGAGCGCCCTGATCACGACGATCGGGCCGGAGCTGCAGGGCGACGCGAACTCCGTTGCAACGGCGCGCTCGTCGTTCCTGTGCGCGGCCGCCATCATGCAGGCGCACTCGGACCCGCTGGTGCAGGCGGAGGCGACGGGCtgcctgcagcagctgcacctGTTCGCGCCGCGCAACGTCAACCTGTCGACGCTCGTCCCGAACCTGTGCCAGAACCTGAGCAGCAACTATTTGATGCTGCGCAAGGCGGCCGTCTCCTGCCTGCGCCAGCTGACGACGCGCGAAGCGAAGGAGGTGTGCGAGCACGCGGCCAACCTGGTGAGCGACGAGGACCGGTACGCGCTGTCGGATTACGGGCTGCCGGGCGTGCTGTTCGGCATGCTCGACACGGAAAGCGACAGCCAGATGGTGCGCAACATTCACGATACCATCACCTCGATGCTGCAGATACTGGCCGCGGAAAATCTGTCCCAGTGGTTGAGCATGTGCAAGAATGTGCTTACCGTCGCGTCGGATGCGTCGGTCGGCGCGGAAGGCACGCTGCCCGGTGCAGCGGGAGGAGGAGGCGGAGGGGCCGGCggtgctggcggtggtggtggtggtggtggtagtggggCAGCCGGCAAGGATGGCGCTGCCGGGGACCACCGGGGCGAAGGAGACGATggcgacgatgacgatgacgacgatgacgatgacaaTATGGAGTTCCATGCGGAGGACCACCAGGCAACGCACCCGGCGGTGCAGCCGCGCTGGCCGACCCGCGTGTTTGCGGCCGAGTGCGTGCGCAAGGTGATTGCGACGTGCGAAAATGCCAGCGCGAACCATTTCGATCTGCTGGCGGCGAAGGAGATGCAGATGACCAAGTCGCGCGGCGACTTCCTGGTGCTGCATCTGTCCGACCTGATCCGGATGGCGTTCATGGCGGCGACGAGCGATTCGGACCAGCTGCGGCTGGAGGGCCTGAAGACGCTGCAGGAAATCATCGACAAGTTTGCGCACGTGCCGGAGCCCGAGTTCCCGGGCCACCTGCTGCTCGAGCAGTTCCAGGCGCAGGTCGGGGCGGCCCTCCGGCCCGCCTTCTCGCAGGACACGCCGTCCCACGTGACGGCGGCTGCGTGCGAGGTGTGCAGCGCGTGGATCGGGTCCGGTGTCGCACGCGATCTGAACGATCTGCGGCGCGTCCATCAGCTGCTCGTGTCGAACCTGAGCAAGCTGAGCAGCCGCACCAACAGCACCCAGCTGTACAACGAAAGCATGGCCACGCTGGAGAAGCTGAGCATCCTGAAGGCCTGGGGCCAGGTGTACATTATGGCGATGGTGGGGCACGGTGCCGCCCCGGCCAGCCAGATGCTGAAGGCGCTCAGCTCGTCCGCCGGCACCCCTTCGCAGCTGTCTGGCGCGTCCGCCGCCCAGCCGAAAGAGTTCAGCCGGCTGGCGTTCGACGACGAGTTTGGCGATTTCGAGAGCCGGGGCGAAAGTTTGCTCTCGCTAGTGCAGCCCGAGCTGGACAATCTGTCCAAGCATTGGCTGGCGGCGCTGAAAGACTACGCACTGCTGTCGCTGCCGGCGGAGTACGCGAGCCAGCTACCCCACGACGGGGGAGCGTTCTACACGAACGACACGATGAATCTTTCCAAACCGCACTATCTAATTTCGTGGCCATCGATCCTATACGCGGCAGCCCTGTGGCTGAACGCGGAAGGATTCCGGCAGGGCGACGACGAGGGCCAGCTGTCCCGCGCCCAGGAAGAGGACAGAGCGAACGCGAACGATGTGCCGAGCGCGAAGGGACAAACGGCGTCCGTCACGAACGGTGGCACCGCCGCCACTGCGATATCGCACGGTAGCCCGAGCGCGGACCGGTTCCACCTCATCTTTGGCATCTGCATGGAGGCGCTATGCAGTACGCGCACGAATGAGAAGCTGGATAGTGTGATCGCCTGCCTGCAGTCGCTCTACACGGTGTTCGATTCGGCCTGGTCGCGCGAGATGCTCATGCAGAACAAAACGCTCCCCGTGGAGCTGTGCAACGTGCTGCATCGGTTGATACTGACGCGGGACAGCGTGCAGGTACAGTACCTGTGCATTTCGATACTGAAGCAAACGATAGCGGCCGCCAACGAGTGTCTGGAGCGGGAGAAAGAGGTGGAGTGGCGTAAGAAGGTGGCACGCACCACCACTACTGGGGGCGAGCCGGGCGAGCCAGTGGGTGAACATAATGGTAACGAGGAACCGGCGGAAGAGCCATCCCACGAGCTGGACTTCCTCGGCGAAGGCGGAGAAGAGGGCGAAATATTGCCCGGCAAGTCGCTAGTGTATGCGGTGCTGGAGGTCGTTCTGTGCCTGCTAGCGCGCCAGATACCGGGCATGAATCCTTCCCAGAGTACGCGCGTGGCAAACGAGCAGCTGCAGCGCCAGCTGGCCCAGGCCCAGAACGGGCTGATCAAGCTCGGCGACGACAACTGTCTGCTGGTGGCGAACGCAATCCAAAGCCTGAACGAGCTGCCGAAGCTGTGCTCGCCGCTCGGCGCCCTGTCCATCCTGCCCACCATCCTATACCTAACGACGGGCGTCATCAAGGAGGTGGCGACCAAATCGGTGCACGACGAGTCGCCGATCGCCAGCACGAACGTGGTGGTGCAGGCGGCGGTGCAGCTGCTGAAAACGCTCGCCACCGACCGGTACGGGCGGCACGCGCTGTCCGGCGAGGAGTGGTGCAAGCTGCTGCAGAGCGCCCTCGGCCGCCTGATCGATCTCACCAAGACGGGCTGCGAGGAGACGAAGATGGACGAGGTGACGGTGATGCTGGCGATTGCGGTCTTTCTGCTGCACTCGCCGCCCGGCGTCGTGTCGGTGCTGAACCTGCAGTACCCGTGCATCAACCACTTCCGGCAGTGCTTCCAGAGCGCCTCGCTGCCGGTGCGCCTGAAGTGTGTGCAGACGATGCGCTCGATCTTTGCGAACGGCGACCTGCGCGTGTCCACGCCGTACATACACGCGCTCGCACCCCGGCTGATCGAGCAGCTGTACTCGGAGCAGGCGCGCAACCCAACCAACGAACACGAGCTGGCGCTGGTGCTGGAAGGTATAACGACGGTGGAGACGCTGATTGCGCTGGCGGAACCGCAGAATC GAGAATTGATGCAAG GCATCCAGATGCTAACCTTGCTCGTACCCATCCTCATCAACTACCTGGACGACCCAGAGGAACCGAAGCAGCTAGCGccccagcaacaacaacgaaccAAATCGAAGTACGTGACCGCACTGAACGATCACGCCATACAGTGGCTAATGAAGATCGGGCTAAAGTATCCGCAAGAGTTCAAAACGTTCATGGCACAAGCGCCCGACCTGCGCCGCAAGCTGGAAGCGGCCATCAAGCGCAACCAGATGAACGCCACGCTGCAGAAGAGCAAGAGCGAGGCGGCCAATGCGGCCGCCCGGAACAGTGCCGCCCAGCAGCAGAAGCCGACGATACAGCTGAAGACGGATTTCAGCAATTTTAGCTTCgcatag